A single window of Leptolyngbya ohadii IS1 DNA harbors:
- the rsmD gene encoding 16S rRNA (guanine(966)-N(2))-methyltransferase RsmD, which yields MSLRIYGNRLLKTLPGQATRPTPARVREAVFNIWQGTIAGCRWLDLCSGSGAMAAEALCRGAAAVVGIEQSSRACAIVRQNWQQVAKPDQTFQLLKGDVVQRLPALKGQQFDRVYFDPPYESNLYEPVLQAIEQYQLLALEGEIAAEHSPGRAMPEAIGKLVRDRQKSYGNTAVSFYRWAE from the coding sequence ATGTCGCTCCGAATTTATGGCAATCGCCTGCTGAAAACCCTTCCTGGACAGGCAACCCGTCCCACGCCTGCACGAGTGCGAGAGGCAGTGTTTAACATCTGGCAGGGAACGATCGCGGGATGTCGCTGGCTCGATCTTTGCTCCGGCAGTGGGGCAATGGCAGCGGAGGCGCTGTGTCGGGGGGCGGCAGCTGTAGTGGGCATTGAGCAATCTAGTCGGGCTTGCGCGATCGTCCGGCAGAACTGGCAGCAGGTTGCCAAACCCGATCAGACCTTCCAGTTGCTTAAAGGGGATGTGGTGCAGCGATTGCCCGCCCTGAAGGGACAGCAGTTCGATCGCGTTTACTTTGATCCGCCCTACGAAAGCAATTTATACGAGCCTGTGCTGCAAGCGATCGAGCAGTATCAGCTTTTGGCGCTAGAGGGGGAAATTGCGGCGGAGCATAGTCCAGGGAGAGCTATGCCAGAAGCGATCGGGAAATTAGTGCGCGATCGGCAAAAAAGCTATGGCAATACGGCGGTCAGTTTTTATCGTTGGGCAGAATAG
- a CDS encoding cation diffusion facilitator family transporter, protein MMQPCECRNCDTLQGNPLQGKLPIPQEDTENTAFAKLRLLTLGLTLTGCFALVEYTMGWWSNSLALVADSGHLLSDCLAMGLSLLATGIAQLANRHPKFLDRFLNIRQAEVIAAIANGIGLLVLAGWIAWEAIDRFQSHSAIVSEAMLITAIVGLLFNLLGVHLFHSHSHSDLNVRGAFLHILADTISSIAVIISALLILVFHWEWADACVSLFAAGLIAIGTMPFLRESWQALRRSA, encoded by the coding sequence ATGATGCAGCCCTGTGAATGCCGCAACTGTGACACGCTCCAAGGTAATCCCCTTCAAGGTAAACTGCCGATTCCCCAAGAGGATACGGAAAATACAGCCTTCGCCAAGCTACGCCTGTTAACGCTGGGTCTGACGCTAACGGGTTGCTTTGCCCTCGTAGAATACACAATGGGCTGGTGGAGCAACAGTCTTGCTCTGGTTGCCGATTCGGGTCATTTGCTGTCGGACTGTCTGGCAATGGGTCTGTCGCTGCTGGCTACAGGAATCGCGCAGTTGGCAAACCGTCATCCCAAATTTCTCGATCGGTTTCTCAATATCCGCCAGGCAGAAGTCATTGCGGCGATCGCTAACGGCATCGGTTTGCTCGTGCTGGCAGGCTGGATCGCCTGGGAAGCAATCGATCGGTTTCAGAGTCATAGCGCGATCGTCAGTGAGGCAATGCTGATTACGGCGATCGTGGGTTTACTGTTCAATTTACTAGGGGTTCATCTTTTCCATTCCCACAGCCATTCCGATTTGAATGTGCGCGGCGCTTTTCTGCATATTCTCGCGGATACGATCAGTTCGATCGCCGTCATTATCTCTGCATTATTAATTCTGGTATTCCACTGGGAATGGGCAGATGCCTGTGTGAGTTTGTTCGCAGCAGGACTGATTGCGATCGGCACCATGCCATTTTTGCGCGAAAGCTGGCAGGCACTCCGGCGATCTGCCTAA
- a CDS encoding peptidase C15, protein MEKRGKAWKSNGGFVMGTELLLTSFAPWRKYQRSNASDDLLVALQERGLPDSVGMLRQLPVNLPVAKEITIAKLEQLQPKMLVLCGMAESRSRLSLEQQATVRNKTYQTPINLNQLVSDLQTTEISQDAGRYVCNSLYYAMLEYAATHPSGSSRYPCLFVHIPVLTEKNRSLLLEDMGAILDRLLVQARCKNFNESASPV, encoded by the coding sequence GTGGAAAAGCGTGGAAAAGCGTGGAAAAGCAATGGGGGATTTGTGATGGGAACTGAACTGCTTTTGACTTCCTTTGCGCCCTGGCGAAAGTACCAGCGATCGAATGCGTCGGATGATCTGTTGGTGGCGTTGCAGGAGCGGGGGTTGCCGGATTCGGTGGGGATGCTGCGGCAGTTGCCTGTAAATTTACCCGTGGCGAAGGAGATTACGATCGCAAAACTGGAACAGCTCCAGCCTAAAATGTTGGTTCTTTGTGGGATGGCAGAGTCTCGATCGCGGCTCAGTTTAGAGCAGCAAGCAACCGTTAGAAATAAAACTTACCAGACGCCAATCAACCTGAACCAACTGGTTTCAGACTTGCAGACGACAGAAATTAGTCAAGATGCCGGACGGTATGTTTGCAATAGCCTGTATTATGCAATGTTGGAGTATGCTGCAACCCACCCGTCCGGATCTTCAAGGTATCCCTGTTTGTTTGTTCATATCCCAGTGCTTACAGAGAAAAATCGATCGCTGCTTTTAGAGGACATGGGTGCAATTCTCGATCGATTATTAGTTCAGGCGAGGTGTAAAAATTTCAATGAGTCTGCCAGTCCAGTTTAG
- a CDS encoding cytochrome P450: MFGQLPNCIPSPSWWQLIRWIADPLGFQDQYSRKYGDIFTMWLNPLRPYVLISNPQAIQEIFSQDSKFTIGGGNILAEPLVGQNSLMLLDGDRHRRERKLLMPPFHGDRMLIYSQQICQVAEQVASQWQVGQVFVARTAMQKISLEIILQVVFGLSEGKRYRQLKPLLTNWINMTDSPLRSSMLFLQVLQKDWGTWTPWGRMKQRQRQIHELLQAEIEERRTQDSTGRTDVLNLMMAVRDEDGQAMTDTEIRDELLTLLLAGHETTATTLAWALYEIHRQPYVREKLLHELDSLGSDSLGDDSLGSQPTPLQIAQLPYLTAVCQETLRMYPVLPAVFPRIVQSPVEIAGYRFEAGTTLMPTIYLVHYREDLYPNPHQFRPERFLERQYSAFEYFPFGGGSRRCLGYAFAQLEMKLVLATILSKSQLVLAENKPVKLQRRGFTLAPMGGVRLVMTGKR, translated from the coding sequence ATGTTCGGTCAACTGCCAAACTGCATTCCCAGCCCGTCCTGGTGGCAGCTGATTCGCTGGATTGCCGATCCGCTTGGATTCCAGGATCAGTACAGCCGCAAGTATGGCGATATTTTTACCATGTGGCTGAACCCGCTTCGCCCCTATGTTCTGATTAGCAATCCGCAGGCGATTCAGGAAATCTTCAGCCAGGACTCCAAGTTCACGATTGGGGGCGGCAATATTCTGGCGGAACCGCTGGTTGGGCAAAATTCGCTGATGCTGCTGGATGGCGATCGGCATCGTCGCGAACGCAAATTGCTGATGCCGCCGTTTCATGGCGATCGGATGCTGATCTATTCCCAACAGATTTGCCAGGTCGCGGAGCAGGTTGCCAGCCAGTGGCAGGTGGGACAGGTCTTTGTCGCCCGCACAGCGATGCAGAAGATCAGCCTGGAGATTATTTTGCAGGTGGTTTTTGGCTTGAGCGAGGGCAAACGCTATCGGCAGCTTAAACCCCTGCTGACCAACTGGATTAATATGACCGATTCGCCGCTGCGATCGAGTATGCTGTTCCTCCAGGTTTTACAGAAGGACTGGGGCACTTGGACCCCCTGGGGGCGGATGAAACAGCGGCAGCGCCAGATCCACGAGCTGCTTCAGGCGGAAATTGAGGAGCGCAGAACCCAGGACAGCACGGGACGCACCGATGTTCTCAATCTCATGATGGCTGTGCGGGATGAAGATGGGCAGGCGATGACCGACACCGAAATCCGTGATGAACTGCTGACGCTGCTGCTTGCCGGACACGAAACCACCGCAACCACCCTTGCCTGGGCACTGTATGAAATTCATCGTCAGCCCTATGTGCGCGAGAAGCTATTGCACGAACTCGACAGTTTGGGTAGCGACAGTTTGGGCGACGACAGTTTGGGCAGCCAGCCCACCCCCCTGCAAATTGCCCAGCTTCCCTATCTGACTGCGGTTTGTCAGGAAACGCTGCGGATGTATCCCGTGCTGCCTGCGGTGTTTCCTCGGATTGTACAATCGCCTGTCGAGATTGCCGGATACCGCTTTGAGGCGGGTACAACGCTGATGCCCACCATTTACCTGGTGCATTATCGGGAAGACCTGTATCCCAACCCTCACCAATTCAGACCAGAGCGATTTCTGGAGCGGCAATACTCCGCCTTTGAGTATTTTCCCTTTGGAGGCGGCAGTCGGCGCTGTTTGGGCTACGCCTTTGCCCAGCTCGAAATGAAGCTCGTTCTTGCTACGATTTTGTCAAAATCTCAGCTTGTTTTAGCAGAGAATAAACCCGTGAAGCTGCAACGGCGTGGATTTACGCTGGCTCCGATGGGCGGAGTGCGGCTGGTAATGACCGGGAAACGATAG
- a CDS encoding ABC transporter permease: protein MSTTLPPSPSALPEKNPAQSSWGRRLGKLVQPLVLLAPAGLWLLVLLVLPTLLILELSLIPGFRLGQSAGGYGLGNYLDIFRPGNPYLQVILRSLYFAIGSTALTLLLGFPVAYWIAVMAPARWRNLLLVGFVLPLWTSSLLRAYAWITILRPTGLLNGILGAIGLPGQDWLNRSPAVFIGMAYSFLPYMVLILYASLEKLDKRLLEAASDLGATPRQAFWKVTVPQTLPGIAAGGLLVFIASLGDFVVPELLGGASSMTISRFIFNQFLGATRNWGLGSSLSMILIFAVSVAIALLIKYGDRDAV, encoded by the coding sequence ATGTCTACCACCCTTCCTCCTTCCCCCTCTGCCCTGCCTGAGAAAAACCCGGCTCAGAGTTCCTGGGGACGCAGGCTCGGTAAGTTGGTGCAGCCGCTTGTCCTCCTGGCTCCGGCGGGTCTGTGGTTGCTGGTGCTGCTGGTACTGCCCACGCTGCTGATTCTGGAACTGAGTCTGATTCCGGGCTTTCGGTTAGGGCAATCGGCAGGGGGCTATGGGTTGGGCAACTATCTGGATATTTTCCGTCCAGGAAATCCCTATTTGCAGGTCATTTTGCGATCGCTCTATTTTGCGATCGGGTCTACGGCACTGACGCTGCTGCTGGGCTTTCCGGTGGCGTACTGGATTGCGGTGATGGCTCCGGCGCGGTGGCGCAATTTGCTGCTGGTGGGGTTTGTGCTGCCGCTGTGGACCTCCTCGCTGCTGCGGGCGTATGCCTGGATTACGATTCTGCGTCCGACGGGTCTGCTGAACGGCATTCTAGGGGCGATCGGGCTTCCGGGGCAGGATTGGCTGAACCGCAGTCCAGCAGTGTTTATCGGCATGGCGTATAGCTTTCTGCCCTACATGGTGCTGATTCTGTATGCCTCGCTGGAAAAGCTGGACAAGCGGCTACTGGAGGCGGCGTCAGATCTGGGGGCTACACCGCGTCAGGCATTCTGGAAAGTGACCGTGCCCCAAACCCTTCCCGGCATTGCTGCGGGGGGACTGCTGGTGTTTATTGCCAGCCTGGGAGATTTTGTGGTGCCGGAGCTGCTCGGCGGCGCGTCGAGTATGACCATTTCCCGGTTTATCTTCAATCAATTCTTGGGGGCAACTCGTAACTGGGGACTGGGTTCTAGCCTCAGTATGATTCTGATTTTTGCCGTGAGCGTTGCGATCGCGCTTTTGATTAAATATGGCGATCGGGATGCTGTGTAA
- the larB gene encoding nickel pincer cofactor biosynthesis protein LarB, with translation MSSPEALHHLLQSVAQGAVSPEAALDRLKHFDFEPVDEFANLDHHRSLRTGFPEVIWGPGKTPEQIVQIMQTMRQRNAIVMATRIEPEVYGQIQGRVPDLRYYRLARIAAIAPPNIKPVYPGVITLLSAGTADLAVAEEAAVTAELSGFQVKRLWDVGVAGIHRLLNNRHVIGDADVLIVVAGMEGALPSVVAGLAGCPVIAVPTSIGYGASFNGLAPLLTMLNSCAAGVGVVNIDNGFGAAVLAGQILRTADRLQRRSSQP, from the coding sequence GTGTCTTCTCCTGAAGCTCTGCACCATCTCTTGCAATCCGTTGCCCAGGGCGCGGTCAGCCCCGAAGCGGCACTAGATAGGCTCAAGCATTTTGATTTTGAACCCGTTGATGAATTCGCCAATCTGGATCACCATCGATCGCTGCGAACGGGCTTCCCAGAAGTGATTTGGGGTCCGGGCAAAACGCCAGAACAGATTGTGCAAATCATGCAGACCATGCGCCAGCGGAATGCGATCGTGATGGCAACCCGGATCGAGCCAGAGGTTTACGGGCAGATCCAGGGGCGCGTCCCGGATTTGCGATACTATCGGCTTGCCCGCATTGCGGCGATCGCTCCACCCAATATCAAGCCCGTCTACCCCGGTGTCATTACCCTGCTCTCGGCAGGCACAGCGGATCTGGCAGTGGCAGAAGAAGCCGCCGTCACCGCAGAGCTGTCGGGCTTTCAGGTCAAGCGGCTGTGGGATGTGGGGGTGGCAGGCATCCACCGTTTGCTGAACAATCGTCATGTGATTGGGGATGCAGATGTGCTGATCGTGGTCGCAGGGATGGAAGGCGCACTGCCAAGCGTGGTGGCGGGATTGGCAGGCTGTCCGGTGATTGCTGTACCGACGAGTATTGGCTACGGAGCCAGCTTCAATGGACTTGCCCCCCTGCTGACCATGCTGAATTCCTGCGCTGCCGGAGTTGGCGTCGTCAATATTGATAATGGGTTTGGGGCAGCGGTGCTGGCGGGTCAAATCTTGCGAACTGCCGATCGGCTTCAGCGGCGATCGTCTCAGCCCTGA
- the hisH gene encoding imidazole glycerol phosphate synthase subunit HisH — protein MATIAVIDYDMGNLHSACKGLEQAGATTHITDSAKDLEQADGVVLPGVGAFDPAIQHLRSRDLIQPIRDIIASGKPFLGICLGLQILLEGSEEGSEEGLGVVSGMVRRFRPEPGLTIPHMGWNQLDLTQPQAPLWKELPNSWVYFVHSFYADPIDPSVTAATITHGSQTVTASIVQGNLMAVQFHPEKSSAAGLQILSNFVSFVREQQPVGAAH, from the coding sequence ATGGCAACCATTGCGGTGATTGATTACGACATGGGCAACCTGCATTCTGCCTGCAAGGGCTTGGAGCAAGCAGGGGCAACGACCCACATCACAGACTCAGCCAAGGATCTGGAGCAGGCGGATGGCGTTGTACTGCCGGGCGTCGGTGCCTTCGATCCAGCGATTCAGCATCTTCGATCGCGGGATTTGATTCAGCCGATTCGAGACATTATTGCCAGCGGCAAGCCGTTTCTAGGCATCTGTCTGGGACTGCAAATTTTGCTGGAGGGCAGCGAGGAAGGCAGCGAGGAAGGGCTAGGCGTAGTATCGGGCATGGTGCGGCGATTTCGTCCGGAACCTGGACTGACCATTCCCCACATGGGCTGGAATCAGCTTGACTTAACGCAGCCGCAGGCTCCCCTCTGGAAAGAATTGCCCAACTCCTGGGTCTACTTCGTTCACTCCTTTTATGCAGACCCGATCGATCCTTCAGTCACAGCCGCAACCATTACCCACGGTAGTCAGACCGTTACGGCGTCGATCGTCCAGGGCAACCTGATGGCGGTTCAGTTCCACCCGGAAAAATCCTCTGCTGCCGGACTGCAAATTCTCTCTAACTTTGTTTCCTTTGTGCGAGAGCAGCAGCCCGTAGGCGCAGCCCATTAG
- a CDS encoding ABC transporter permease, whose protein sequence is MSEPTLLEEPVPQPPKAKPQGKPKLSWQMLFSVLMYGFMYFPILVLAFYSFNASRFSSNWGGFSLRWYGSLLNDSRIQGALADSLTVAITAVVISAVLGTMMAVGLAKFRFPGKGLYRGVSYLPLIIPDIAIAVATLVFLVSVAIPLSLWTITAAHIVFCLAYIAVVVSTRLAGMNPYLEEAALDLGATPLQAFIKVLLPELMPGILSGCLLAFVLSMDDLLISSFTAGGGANTLPMEIFSRVRTGVKPDINALSVILILASGVLAFASEYIRYKSTQRRLQG, encoded by the coding sequence ATGTCTGAGCCGACCCTGCTGGAGGAACCTGTGCCGCAACCGCCTAAAGCCAAACCCCAAGGAAAGCCTAAACTCTCCTGGCAGATGCTGTTTTCCGTGCTGATGTACGGCTTCATGTATTTTCCAATTCTGGTGCTGGCGTTTTATAGCTTCAATGCCTCCCGCTTTAGCTCAAACTGGGGCGGATTCAGCCTGCGGTGGTACGGCAGTTTGCTCAACGACAGCCGGATTCAGGGCGCACTGGCAGATAGTTTGACGGTGGCAATCACAGCAGTCGTGATTTCAGCCGTGCTGGGGACGATGATGGCGGTGGGTCTGGCGAAATTCCGCTTTCCGGGCAAGGGACTCTATCGGGGCGTTTCTTACCTGCCGCTGATTATTCCCGATATTGCGATCGCCGTTGCCACGCTGGTTTTCCTGGTGTCGGTTGCCATTCCGCTCAGCCTCTGGACGATTACGGCAGCGCATATTGTCTTCTGTCTGGCGTATATTGCGGTCGTGGTTTCGACTCGTCTGGCGGGCATGAATCCCTACCTGGAAGAGGCGGCTCTGGATCTGGGCGCGACTCCCTTACAGGCATTTATCAAAGTCCTGCTGCCGGAACTGATGCCCGGTATTCTGTCTGGCTGTCTGCTGGCGTTTGTGCTGAGTATGGACGATCTGCTGATTTCCAGTTTCACGGCTGGGGGTGGTGCAAATACCCTGCCCATGGAAATCTTTAGCCGCGTCAGAACGGGCGTAAAACCGGACATCAATGCCCTCAGCGTCATCCTAATTCTGGCATCGGGCGTGCTGGCGTTCGCATCGGAATATATTCGCTACAAGAGTACGCAGCGCAGACTACAGGGTTAG
- a CDS encoding cytochrome P450, with protein sequence MPLPPGPQTPAILQVFQWIIDPFSFMQNCYQAYGDCFTVRLGEKFSPIVFISQPQALQTILTNDESGLFDAPGDLNGVFEPFLGTQSVIGLSGDRHRRMRKLMMPPFHGERMRSYGQLISDITESVIRDWQVGEPFSVREPMQTITFRVILGAVFGLTDGPRYREVEALLKGMLEEMSNPLAVSLLYVPVLQRDFGSWSPWGKFLRKRQQLDRLIYDEIAERRAHPDPTRNDILTLLMSARDEAGEPMTDVELRDELMTLLVAGHDTTATALSWALYWIHKFPEVRERLLQEFQGLPVPTDPSALLNLPYLNAVCSETLRIYPVGMLTFPRVVRSPIELAGHRFEPGAILNGVIYLTHRREETYPEPEQFKPERFLERQFSPFEFLPFGAGSRRCIGMAFAQFEMKVVLSKILSELELSLASDRPVKPVRRGLTSAPSSVDLVVKRRHSLDSIAQKNLEQSSEFAASNMSDRQ encoded by the coding sequence ATGCCGCTCCCTCCTGGACCCCAAACCCCAGCCATCTTGCAGGTGTTTCAGTGGATCATCGATCCCTTCTCCTTCATGCAGAATTGCTATCAAGCCTATGGCGACTGCTTTACGGTACGGCTGGGCGAGAAGTTTTCTCCGATCGTCTTTATCAGCCAGCCTCAGGCACTACAAACTATCTTGACGAATGACGAGTCCGGTTTGTTTGATGCCCCCGGTGACCTGAACGGTGTGTTTGAACCCTTTCTAGGGACACAATCTGTGATTGGGTTGAGCGGCGATCGCCACCGCAGAATGCGAAAACTGATGATGCCGCCCTTTCATGGCGAAAGAATGCGCTCCTATGGACAGCTCATTAGCGACATTACGGAAAGTGTTATCCGGGATTGGCAGGTGGGCGAGCCTTTCTCGGTACGGGAGCCAATGCAGACCATTACCTTCAGGGTCATCCTGGGGGCGGTTTTTGGCTTAACCGATGGACCTCGCTATCGAGAAGTGGAAGCTCTGCTCAAGGGGATGCTGGAGGAAATGAGCAACCCTTTGGCAGTCAGCCTCCTTTATGTGCCCGTTTTGCAGCGGGATTTTGGCTCCTGGAGCCCGTGGGGTAAGTTTCTGCGGAAACGTCAGCAGCTCGATCGTCTGATCTACGACGAGATTGCCGAGCGACGCGCCCATCCTGACCCGACCCGGAACGATATCCTAACCCTCTTGATGTCTGCTCGTGATGAGGCGGGGGAACCGATGACGGATGTAGAACTGCGCGACGAGCTAATGACCCTTCTGGTAGCAGGGCATGATACAACTGCAACGGCGTTGAGCTGGGCACTCTACTGGATTCACAAATTCCCAGAGGTTCGGGAACGGCTGTTGCAGGAATTTCAGGGACTCCCTGTCCCCACTGATCCCAGCGCACTGCTCAACCTTCCCTACCTGAATGCGGTCTGCTCTGAGACGCTGCGAATCTATCCGGTGGGAATGCTCACCTTTCCACGGGTTGTCCGATCGCCCATAGAGCTGGCAGGTCATCGGTTTGAACCGGGTGCAATCCTCAATGGCGTTATTTACCTCACCCATCGTCGCGAGGAAACGTATCCAGAACCGGAACAGTTTAAGCCCGAACGCTTTTTAGAGCGGCAATTCTCTCCGTTTGAATTTCTGCCCTTCGGTGCGGGAAGCCGTCGCTGTATTGGCATGGCATTCGCCCAGTTTGAAATGAAAGTGGTGCTGAGCAAAATTCTGTCTGAGCTGGAGCTATCCCTCGCCAGCGATCGTCCTGTGAAGCCCGTTCGTCGGGGGTTAACCTCGGCACCTTCTTCGGTGGATCTGGTAGTCAAACGCCGCCATTCCCTTGATTCAATCGCTCAAAAAAACTTAGAACAATCCTCTGAGTTCGCGGCTTCAAACATGAGCGATCGGCAATGA
- a CDS encoding histidine kinase has translation MSESSHLESSHLESCHLIVEGNPAIVYASRRGSPDKVLAILMPFLETFWQERDTSGEASDTPECLVAQIVVRFGFEICEDDFSNLKVGVEYHPEVDYLYSIAADRRVHVWTPEASYRQNPAVGLAGCREISVHEVEAASV, from the coding sequence ATGTCCGAATCATCTCATCTTGAATCATCTCATCTGGAGTCCTGTCACCTCATTGTGGAAGGGAATCCGGCGATCGTCTATGCTAGCCGCAGAGGTTCGCCCGATAAGGTTCTAGCAATTTTGATGCCCTTCCTGGAAACTTTCTGGCAGGAACGGGATACCTCGGGTGAAGCCAGCGATACGCCGGAATGCCTGGTAGCGCAGATCGTGGTGCGGTTTGGCTTTGAGATCTGCGAGGATGATTTCTCCAACCTCAAGGTGGGGGTTGAGTATCACCCGGAGGTCGATTATTTGTACAGCATTGCCGCCGATCGCCGAGTTCACGTCTGGACGCCGGAAGCCAGCTATCGCCAAAATCCTGCTGTGGGACTGGCGGGCTGTCGAGAAATCTCGGTGCATGAGGTTGAGGCGGCTTCTGTGTAA
- a CDS encoding GDSL family lipase, with the protein MFRRPSRYSSWKRKPKSRPWWLYALLIISLPIGLEFLMRGIVSVTGGANQWFGSETAAWERQVKAYQLGFADTSGKVYEDLPNQGSLRALRNPLMSYQLQPSQKSQFWTINAQGFRDSDPVPLQKPEGEMRIFVLGGGMAFGQLNSGDQATFAHQLEKLLNDRVNAQRTKSGDFQPPVLPYRADQVDQVLRRPPRIQERQYRVINAAVPGYASGNDLSRLMQQVANYNPDLVILLNSYEDLLLPSTQAGVDIPGLDQLLEGDRNPIGSQVQESVQGWFNQLYLVQGVQKFLLQSTPRAVASTAPLNLLTATSPIDNSLPSDGKELDQRVARYRNHLLQMTRWAKASQKRLLIGLQPEISTRQQSVLTPEEKAILEELGNNYAKRVQTAHPKVLAAAQQAAQGTANARVLDLHDLYADKQGQVFLSPTSVSDEANQVLAQEFFEAIVQNLAIEPRPFGS; encoded by the coding sequence ATGTTCCGTCGTCCCTCTCGCTATAGTTCCTGGAAACGAAAACCCAAGTCTCGCCCCTGGTGGCTCTATGCGCTGCTGATCATTAGCTTGCCGATCGGCTTAGAGTTTTTGATGCGCGGTATCGTCTCGGTAACGGGTGGAGCCAACCAGTGGTTTGGCAGTGAGACGGCTGCCTGGGAGCGGCAGGTAAAGGCGTATCAGCTTGGCTTTGCGGATACCAGCGGCAAGGTCTACGAGGATTTGCCCAATCAGGGAAGCCTGCGGGCACTCCGCAACCCGTTGATGAGCTATCAGCTTCAGCCCAGTCAGAAGAGTCAGTTCTGGACGATTAACGCCCAGGGATTTCGTGACTCTGACCCCGTTCCGCTGCAAAAGCCTGAAGGGGAGATGCGAATTTTTGTATTGGGCGGCGGCATGGCGTTTGGGCAGCTCAATTCTGGTGACCAGGCGACCTTTGCCCATCAGCTTGAGAAGTTGCTGAACGATCGGGTGAATGCTCAGCGCACCAAGTCCGGCGATTTTCAGCCTCCCGTGCTGCCCTATCGTGCCGATCAGGTGGATCAGGTCTTAAGGCGACCGCCCCGAATTCAGGAACGCCAGTATCGCGTCATTAATGCGGCAGTACCCGGCTATGCCTCCGGTAACGATCTGTCTCGCCTGATGCAGCAGGTCGCTAACTACAATCCCGATCTGGTGATTTTGCTGAACAGCTATGAGGATCTGCTGTTGCCCAGTACCCAGGCAGGTGTAGATATTCCCGGATTAGATCAATTGCTGGAGGGCGATCGCAATCCGATCGGTTCTCAGGTACAGGAGAGTGTTCAGGGCTGGTTTAATCAGCTTTATCTGGTGCAGGGGGTGCAAAAGTTTTTGCTGCAATCGACCCCCAGGGCAGTGGCTTCCACGGCACCGCTGAATCTGCTGACTGCAACCAGTCCGATCGATAACAGCCTTCCCAGTGATGGAAAAGAACTCGATCAGCGAGTTGCCCGCTACCGCAACCATTTGCTGCAAATGACTCGCTGGGCAAAGGCAAGCCAGAAGCGCCTCCTGATTGGACTTCAGCCGGAAATTAGCACCCGCCAGCAAAGTGTTCTGACGCCGGAAGAAAAGGCGATTTTGGAAGAGTTGGGCAATAACTACGCCAAGCGAGTCCAGACTGCCCATCCCAAAGTCCTTGCGGCAGCTCAGCAGGCAGCTCAGGGAACGGCAAACGCCAGAGTCCTGGATCTGCATGATCTCTATGCTGATAAGCAGGGACAGGTCTTCCTGAGTCCCACCAGCGTCAGCGACGAAGCAAATCAGGTGCTAGCGCAGGAGTTCTTTGAGGCGATCGTGCAAAATCTGGCGATCGAGCCAAGACCGTTTGGGTCTTAG